The following proteins are co-located in the Pseudoalteromonas sp. N1230-9 genome:
- a CDS encoding TonB-dependent receptor, with protein sequence MKRRYLIGPKLLVLLLGSGATNVVAFGSETEKDMEVISVYAQKRPQAIEDVGVAVSQVSGQKLKNQHFKDSTEIALFAPNVKITQNAAEGTPPAVSIRGVGLLDYNTANTSPVGMYLDGVAVGSANNQIINLYDIDQLDILRGPQGTLFGRNSTGGAILIRTNRPEFDSYGALTLGIANNNATSIDGIWNQQVSDTSALRFAVNYQDYDYSTENIFSDSPEAGMEQKNARVSFLTQWDNVDVYLQAHIEDWDGIVQPVGNIGIVANPLTGELCSPSDAGSTRCFDSFGFNDGSDDFFTVSVNNDSPHSSDGYGFIGEVNWHLSEQSTFTSLSSFNDLERSHAFNCDGSPARLCEGVLGLDTQLFSQEFRLLNEFENYTLTSGVYFADENIEQDNLNDILRDLRGILPSNLTATFIYDNEISMQNLALFSQIEVPFATRWIISAGLRYDYESLDYNSVATLNTVIDPTNLEGVNVPFYEVADSQSDNGVTGQLTINYALSDATNMYYRFANGSKSGGYNGGFLSSEEQAILANYGKERLNAHEVGLKSWWPKQNLRMNWAGFYYDYNDQQVFMNQPSETPQMPPVQLLENVGNSIIYGLESEVYYQPHNDLALVLTIGYIPHAEFEEYVDPLGNSITDNRLPFTSKWNVAASLQYDTYIANNPLTASLSYDYQSDFYFDQNMNPYAHQEGFSIVNANLKYGVDNWSFILWGKNLFDTEHSQLKFDLSSFLGMLEDFKGEGRRYGFDVAYHF encoded by the coding sequence ATGAAGCGTCGTTATCTTATTGGCCCTAAATTACTCGTTTTATTGCTAGGTAGTGGAGCAACTAATGTAGTTGCTTTTGGGTCAGAGACTGAAAAAGACATGGAAGTTATCAGTGTTTATGCGCAAAAGCGTCCTCAAGCAATTGAAGATGTGGGCGTTGCTGTTAGCCAAGTGAGTGGCCAAAAATTAAAGAATCAACATTTTAAAGATTCGACTGAAATCGCTTTATTTGCGCCCAATGTAAAAATTACTCAAAACGCTGCTGAGGGTACGCCACCGGCTGTAAGTATACGTGGGGTGGGTTTGCTTGATTATAATACCGCCAACACCTCACCTGTGGGCATGTATTTAGATGGCGTAGCAGTTGGGTCTGCCAATAACCAAATCATTAATTTATATGATATAGATCAGCTCGATATACTTCGAGGCCCACAAGGTACGCTATTTGGACGTAACTCCACCGGTGGGGCAATTCTGATCCGTACTAATCGCCCAGAGTTTGATAGCTATGGCGCATTAACGCTTGGCATAGCCAATAATAATGCGACCAGTATTGATGGTATTTGGAATCAGCAAGTTAGTGATACAAGTGCGCTACGCTTTGCTGTTAATTATCAAGATTATGACTATTCCACAGAAAATATTTTCAGTGATTCACCCGAAGCGGGAATGGAGCAAAAAAATGCCCGTGTGTCATTTTTAACGCAATGGGACAATGTTGATGTGTACTTACAAGCACACATCGAAGATTGGGATGGAATTGTACAACCTGTTGGTAATATTGGCATTGTAGCTAACCCACTCACTGGTGAATTATGTTCCCCTAGCGATGCAGGCTCAACGCGTTGTTTTGATAGTTTTGGTTTTAATGATGGCAGTGACGACTTTTTTACCGTGAGTGTAAATAACGATTCACCACACAGCTCGGATGGTTATGGCTTTATTGGGGAAGTGAATTGGCATCTTAGTGAGCAAAGTACGTTTACTTCACTGTCTAGTTTTAACGATTTAGAACGCAGCCATGCATTTAACTGTGATGGCTCCCCAGCTCGTTTATGCGAAGGGGTGTTAGGTTTAGATACTCAGCTATTTAGCCAAGAGTTTAGGCTACTAAATGAATTTGAAAACTACACGCTCACCAGTGGTGTTTATTTTGCAGATGAAAACATAGAACAGGACAATCTTAACGATATTTTACGCGATCTGCGCGGCATTTTACCTAGCAACTTAACGGCAACGTTTATCTACGACAACGAAATTAGTATGCAAAACCTTGCGCTTTTTAGCCAGATAGAAGTACCGTTTGCTACACGCTGGATAATAAGTGCAGGACTGAGGTACGACTACGAATCACTCGATTATAACTCCGTGGCAACCTTAAATACTGTGATAGACCCTACCAATCTAGAGGGAGTTAATGTGCCTTTTTATGAGGTTGCTGACTCTCAATCTGACAACGGTGTAACAGGGCAACTTACAATCAACTATGCGCTCAGCGATGCAACTAATATGTATTATCGGTTTGCCAATGGGAGTAAAAGTGGTGGCTATAATGGCGGGTTTTTATCGTCAGAAGAGCAAGCTATTTTAGCTAATTATGGCAAAGAGCGACTGAATGCCCATGAAGTGGGTTTAAAATCATGGTGGCCGAAGCAGAACTTGAGAATGAACTGGGCTGGTTTTTATTATGATTACAATGATCAGCAAGTATTTATGAATCAACCGTCAGAAACACCGCAAATGCCACCCGTACAATTGCTTGAAAACGTCGGTAACTCAATTATTTATGGTCTTGAAAGCGAAGTTTATTACCAGCCACACAATGATTTAGCCTTGGTTTTAACGATAGGCTATATTCCGCATGCTGAATTTGAAGAGTATGTTGATCCACTCGGAAATAGTATTACTGATAACCGCTTGCCTTTTACATCGAAATGGAATGTTGCCGCAAGCCTGCAATATGATACTTATATAGCCAACAACCCACTTACGGCTTCTTTAAGTTACGATTATCAGTCTGACTTTTACTTTGATCAGAATATGAATCCTTATGCGCACCAAGAAGGTTTTAGTATCGTAAATGCTAACTTGAAATATGGTGTTGATAATTGGTCATTTATCTTGTGGGGGAAAAACCTATTTGATACTGAGCATAGCCAACTGAAGTTCGATTTAAGCTCGTTCTTGGGCATGTTAGAAGATTTCAAAGGTGAGGGGCGTCGTTATGGTTTCGATGTTGCCTATCATTTTTAA
- a CDS encoding 7TM diverse intracellular signaling domain-containing protein yields MRFKFYVGSLLFLLCMMFSANAAQIYVYTDDSAEQNLHDVGQVLMANDNMFPQSAANINEWQASKTPQSRISSVGGSYWLIVKIDNQSNREDLVLYPYNTLVSKIESRVYDLTDPSKPVQHYLTGGVERNEFAFHYGNRLTLEKGKQYVLITYFESDYFYTPAKLVLTPYQSYFDTITVENMVMMLCFGVGIALGLYNLLIYLVSRDITHLYYALFTTSWVFAWSHFFHISDQLFGYYNPHLHWLGFALTPLTNILFYNNLLKLKETFPKLAQLSMTVGVIATLGIPFCILWPSFGFYWSTVVTGIALCLGLYIGVRCMLKGFKPARYFVLAYLAMMLPNMVGNLTNLGLLPATTVNLYLLGLIGTAMDAMLLAFAVADKFRLLHDDNVELTKNLEEKVHSRTLELEQLADELRDANQAKSRFLANISHEIRTPMTSIIGYADGIMLGDIKPHERNHGIGVILQNSRHVLGLINDILDMSKIEANKLEIELIETDLFATIANIESLIGKQIRDKGLKFSVDYQFPLPDYIVTDPSRLRQILLNLTTNALKFTQVGRITLSVSCDNDILAISVKDTGIGMTDAEQESLFSAFYQADSSISRQYGGTGLGLNISKSLAAKLDGDISVKSHVGSGSEFILSMAVYKTEKTRWLNNISEVRLVETSPFCKLDEPENLKGHVLLAEDHPDNRRLIARILERMGLTVTTVENGKDAVQQTLENTFDLILLDIQMPIMDGQEALQMMQATGVTAPIIALTANTMKHEIERYMKQGFVDLIAKPIDRNAFSHQISSYLDCDELSDIKLPDKEFQVLKDDYIKGLEDQYREMREQYKVMDIDGLSKNVHMLKGAANMFECEQLYVKAVAVDTALKNDTVTLDAQLFTSLFCAMQDEITKVNY; encoded by the coding sequence ATGAGATTTAAGTTCTATGTAGGCAGTCTGCTTTTTCTTCTTTGCATGATGTTTTCGGCCAATGCTGCGCAAATTTATGTTTATACAGATGACTCAGCTGAGCAGAATTTGCATGATGTTGGGCAAGTGCTCATGGCAAACGATAATATGTTTCCTCAGTCAGCGGCTAACATTAACGAATGGCAGGCAAGTAAAACACCTCAATCTCGCATCAGTTCGGTGGGGGGAAGTTATTGGCTAATCGTTAAGATAGATAACCAAAGTAATCGAGAAGATTTGGTGCTCTATCCTTACAATACGCTCGTGTCGAAAATTGAAAGTCGTGTCTATGACCTAACGGATCCTAGTAAACCTGTTCAGCACTATCTTACAGGAGGTGTCGAGAGAAATGAGTTTGCATTCCATTATGGTAATCGGCTAACCCTAGAAAAGGGAAAGCAGTATGTATTGATTACTTACTTTGAAAGTGATTATTTTTATACGCCTGCTAAACTTGTGTTAACACCGTACCAGAGTTATTTTGATACTATCACTGTAGAGAATATGGTGATGATGCTGTGCTTTGGAGTGGGCATTGCGCTTGGCTTATATAATTTATTAATTTACCTTGTTTCCAGAGATATCACTCACCTTTATTATGCGCTCTTTACTACTTCGTGGGTGTTCGCGTGGAGTCATTTTTTTCATATATCTGACCAATTATTTGGCTATTACAACCCTCATTTGCATTGGCTCGGTTTCGCACTAACGCCACTCACAAATATATTGTTTTATAATAACCTACTGAAATTAAAAGAGACTTTTCCAAAGCTTGCACAGCTATCAATGACTGTGGGTGTTATTGCGACACTCGGTATTCCTTTTTGTATTTTATGGCCAAGCTTTGGTTTCTACTGGTCTACGGTGGTCACGGGTATTGCACTGTGTTTGGGTTTATACATTGGTGTGCGCTGTATGCTTAAAGGATTTAAACCAGCACGTTACTTTGTGTTGGCTTATCTTGCGATGATGCTACCAAATATGGTTGGTAATTTAACTAACCTTGGCTTGTTGCCTGCTACAACAGTTAACTTATATTTGCTCGGCCTAATCGGCACGGCTATGGATGCTATGTTACTGGCTTTTGCTGTTGCTGATAAATTTAGGCTACTGCACGATGATAATGTTGAACTGACCAAAAACTTAGAAGAAAAAGTGCACTCTCGAACATTAGAGCTTGAACAACTTGCTGATGAATTGCGCGATGCTAACCAAGCTAAAAGCCGTTTTCTCGCTAATATTAGCCACGAAATTCGTACGCCCATGACCTCTATTATTGGTTATGCCGACGGCATAATGCTCGGTGATATAAAACCCCATGAACGTAACCATGGTATTGGGGTCATTTTACAAAATAGTCGGCATGTGCTTGGTTTAATTAATGATATTTTAGATATGTCAAAAATTGAGGCTAACAAACTTGAGATTGAACTAATAGAAACGGACTTATTTGCCACAATTGCCAATATTGAATCCCTTATAGGTAAACAAATTCGTGATAAAGGCCTTAAATTTAGCGTTGATTATCAATTCCCCTTACCTGATTACATTGTCACTGATCCAAGCCGGTTAAGGCAGATCTTGTTAAACCTAACAACTAATGCGCTCAAATTTACGCAAGTGGGGCGTATTACGCTGTCGGTAAGTTGTGATAACGATATTCTTGCTATCAGTGTTAAAGACACAGGTATTGGTATGACTGATGCAGAGCAAGAATCACTGTTTAGTGCGTTTTACCAAGCTGACTCGTCTATCTCACGTCAGTATGGTGGGACAGGGCTAGGTTTAAATATTTCGAAAAGTTTAGCAGCAAAACTCGATGGCGACATTAGTGTTAAGAGCCATGTTGGTTCAGGCAGTGAATTTATATTGTCGATGGCAGTCTACAAAACAGAAAAAACACGTTGGCTAAATAATATTAGTGAAGTCAGACTGGTAGAAACATCGCCATTTTGTAAATTAGATGAACCAGAAAATTTAAAAGGTCATGTACTTCTCGCTGAAGATCATCCAGATAATAGGCGTTTAATTGCACGAATTCTAGAGCGGATGGGCTTGACAGTAACCACGGTAGAAAATGGTAAAGATGCTGTCCAACAAACCTTAGAAAATACCTTTGATTTAATTTTATTGGATATACAAATGCCAATAATGGACGGTCAAGAAGCATTACAAATGATGCAAGCAACAGGGGTGACAGCACCTATTATTGCACTGACTGCAAATACGATGAAACATGAAATTGAGCGTTATATGAAGCAAGGTTTTGTTGATTTAATCGCAAAGCCGATAGATCGAAATGCTTTTAGCCATCAAATTTCCAGCTATTTGGACTGCGACGAATTAAGCGATATCAAATTACCAGATAAAGAGTTTCAAGTTTTAAAAGATGATTATATAAAAGGGCTTGAGGATCAGTATCGAGAAATGCGTGAGCAGTACAAAGTTATGGATATTGATGGCTTGAGTAAAAATGTTCACATGTTAAAAGGCGCTGCTAATATGTTTGAATGTGAGCAACTATATGTGAAAGCCGTGGCGGTGGATACGGCGCTTAAAAATGACACGGTGACTTTAGATGCGCAGCTCTTTACCTCTTTGTTTTGCGCTATGCAAGATGAAATCACTAAAGTGAATTATTAA
- the icd gene encoding NADP-dependent isocitrate dehydrogenase yields MSYQHISIPEQGEQITIDSSGVWHIPSDPIVAYIEGDGVGQDITPVMRSVVDSAVSHAYHDKKKIHWMEVFNGEKAAALYDGDWFPQETLHAVRQYKIAIKGPLTTPLGGGFRSLNVALRHEMDLFVNMRPIRSYSRLPSPLKEPEKTNITVIRDSSEDVYSGIEWQAGSVDNERMLDFLCQEMGVTRLRFDTQCGIGIKNSSKDGAERLMRYAVNYALQQKSDSLTVVHKGNVLKFTDGAFKRWAFGLAEQEFNALPHENGRWLVIKRDGPSDLIIKEVIADNMLQQALLTPEQFDVVVTTNQNGDYLADMLTAQVGGVGIMPAANLNNDVAFFEPTHGTFNRIAGENSANPTSSILSAVMMLRFMKWHEAADKIELALESTLAANEMTFDLATHSAGATMLSCSDFAKSIIARISNSNK; encoded by the coding sequence ATGTCGTATCAACACATTTCTATCCCCGAGCAGGGAGAGCAAATCACGATTGACTCATCTGGTGTATGGCATATCCCTTCAGATCCTATTGTTGCTTATATAGAAGGTGATGGAGTCGGGCAGGATATTACTCCTGTGATGCGCAGTGTTGTTGATTCTGCGGTTTCTCATGCTTATCACGATAAAAAGAAAATCCATTGGATGGAAGTGTTTAATGGTGAAAAAGCGGCTGCACTGTATGATGGCGATTGGTTTCCCCAAGAAACCTTGCACGCCGTTAGACAATACAAAATAGCGATTAAAGGCCCTTTAACAACGCCTCTTGGCGGAGGTTTTCGCTCTTTAAATGTGGCGCTTCGCCATGAAATGGATTTGTTCGTTAATATGCGGCCAATTCGCAGCTATTCACGCCTTCCTTCGCCCTTAAAAGAGCCTGAGAAAACCAACATAACAGTCATCCGTGATAGTTCTGAAGATGTGTATTCTGGAATTGAATGGCAGGCAGGAAGCGTTGATAACGAACGCATGCTTGATTTTTTGTGTCAAGAAATGGGAGTAACCCGACTGAGATTTGACACACAGTGCGGCATTGGTATCAAGAATAGTTCAAAAGACGGGGCTGAGCGTTTGATGCGTTATGCCGTTAATTATGCACTCCAACAAAAAAGCGATTCATTGACGGTGGTGCATAAAGGAAATGTGCTTAAATTTACCGATGGTGCCTTTAAACGATGGGCGTTTGGTCTTGCTGAGCAAGAATTTAACGCGCTTCCCCACGAAAATGGTCGTTGGTTAGTTATCAAACGCGATGGCCCAAGTGATTTAATTATTAAAGAAGTAATTGCTGATAATATGTTGCAACAAGCCTTACTGACCCCAGAGCAATTTGATGTGGTTGTTACAACGAATCAAAACGGCGATTACTTAGCAGATATGTTAACTGCACAAGTAGGCGGAGTTGGCATTATGCCTGCGGCAAACTTAAACAACGATGTGGCATTTTTTGAACCTACCCATGGTACTTTTAATCGTATTGCTGGCGAGAATAGTGCAAATCCGACAAGCAGCATTTTGAGTGCAGTGATGATGTTACGGTTTATGAAATGGCATGAAGCGGCAGATAAAATAGAGCTGGCATTAGAGTCTACTTTGGCTGCGAATGAAATGACTTTTGATTTGGCGACTCATTCGGCCGGTGCGACGATGCTTAGTTGCAGTGACTTTGCAAAAAGCATCATCGCTCGAATAAGTAATTCAAATAAATAG
- a CDS encoding LysR family transcriptional regulator: protein MNIRHVDLNLLVYLNVLIDEQSVSKAANKLALTQPAMSNALKRLRDLFDDPLLVRAAGTMTPTAKALSLKPEIESLLKMAEEITQPSEQFDPSSATITFRIMANDYLESTLIAPFITNQLTQNPGLNFDILSPSDVTLQDMEKGTIDLAINRFNGLPRSFHQASVWRDNYCCLSHPENPYLLTQSLESYLKQEHIWVNRAGWGAETAVTNKSGSQKLGWVDEALWQLEQTRNIRVFTRHYMVASLLCQSKNLIATLPRRQAMLLTKHTDLVISPVPFQIVPIEVKMLWSPLLHHSNPHQWLRRELIAFASTVADR from the coding sequence ATGAATATTAGGCATGTTGACCTCAACCTTTTGGTGTACCTAAATGTGCTCATCGACGAGCAAAGTGTGTCTAAGGCAGCAAATAAACTTGCCTTAACACAACCAGCGATGAGTAATGCACTTAAACGACTGCGTGATTTATTTGATGACCCACTATTAGTGCGAGCTGCAGGTACAATGACGCCAACAGCAAAAGCCCTAAGTCTTAAGCCTGAAATAGAGTCATTGCTGAAAATGGCAGAAGAAATTACTCAACCAAGTGAACAGTTTGATCCAAGTAGCGCCACTATAACCTTTCGTATTATGGCCAATGATTATCTAGAATCAACATTAATAGCCCCATTTATTACAAACCAGTTAACGCAGAATCCAGGGCTTAATTTCGATATTTTGAGCCCCAGTGACGTAACCCTACAAGACATGGAAAAAGGCACTATCGATTTAGCGATTAACCGCTTTAACGGCCTTCCTCGCTCTTTTCATCAAGCCAGTGTTTGGCGCGATAATTACTGCTGCTTGAGCCATCCCGAAAACCCTTATTTACTCACACAGTCACTTGAGAGCTACCTAAAACAAGAGCATATATGGGTAAACCGTGCAGGCTGGGGCGCAGAAACGGCAGTAACAAATAAATCTGGCAGTCAAAAACTAGGTTGGGTTGATGAAGCGTTATGGCAATTAGAACAAACTCGTAATATTCGTGTATTTACCCGCCATTACATGGTTGCAAGTTTATTGTGCCAATCAAAAAACCTCATCGCGACCCTGCCACGTCGACAAGCCATGTTATTAACAAAACATACTGATTTAGTAATAAGCCCTGTGCCATTTCAAATCGTACCAATTGAAGTGAAAATGCTGTGGAGCCCGCTACTACACCATTCAAACCCACATCAATGGCTGCGCAGAGAGCTTATTGCTTTTGCAAGCACAGTGGCAGATCGATAA
- the aceK gene encoding bifunctional isocitrate dehydrogenase kinase/phosphatase has translation MPNEVIQQKTQSEQLTQVIATKLARAVFAGFEAMFAEFLNITLGAQSRFEQCQWQQVQQMMKLRLQVYEGQVSKVSSAVKIIAYSEVDDPALWLLAKQIYGEMVQNHENQPIAHTFFNSTFGAIWDSRKIRNVHLFVLKARYRLGPRPFDSLVSRISLKDGFDEAVSSLIKRHVFRVGYANFDDDVALLQRTLIAGAKHQCPQVYQLLTLNDGYIEYANSLFFRNKACYIIGRCIAKNGDNMPFAIALLNTERGLEIDAVMMGADQLSLLFGFARTYFMVDTDQPARYVDYLSVLMPHKQRFELFNAIGFIKHAKTEFYRYKVDTTRSSPSDDKYVIAPGTPGMVMLVFTTPCSDYVYKVIKDKFNAPKTATKKQVMAKYDYVKQADRVGRLVDTHEFRYLAFDLSRFSDELLQTMQQQIGDSLVMSGNALILRHVYVERKMTPLNLYIKQCDERKLEQVMNDYGKAIKELAGANIFPGDMLMKNFGVTRWGRVVFYDYDEICPLTDCNFRELPQTDDALDELSSDSYFDIADNDIFPSQFNVFFSVNEAAFSFFKHHHNDIFTTTMWQDIQRAINNGQLFDVYPYKQSWRFSQMRKSQP, from the coding sequence ATGCCAAATGAAGTTATACAACAAAAAACGCAATCAGAGCAATTAACACAGGTTATAGCCACTAAGCTTGCACGTGCAGTCTTCGCTGGCTTTGAAGCTATGTTTGCGGAGTTTTTAAATATTACATTAGGTGCACAAAGTCGTTTTGAGCAGTGCCAATGGCAGCAAGTTCAACAGATGATGAAGTTACGCTTACAAGTCTACGAAGGGCAAGTGAGTAAAGTCAGCAGCGCGGTAAAAATCATTGCATACAGTGAAGTGGATGACCCTGCACTTTGGCTTTTAGCGAAACAGATTTATGGTGAGATGGTACAAAATCATGAAAATCAACCTATAGCTCATACATTTTTTAATTCGACATTTGGCGCTATTTGGGACTCTCGAAAGATCCGTAATGTTCATTTATTTGTTTTAAAGGCTCGTTATCGATTAGGGCCTAGACCATTTGATTCTTTAGTGAGTCGCATCTCACTCAAAGATGGTTTCGATGAGGCTGTTTCGTCATTAATTAAGCGCCATGTATTTCGGGTTGGCTATGCAAACTTTGACGATGATGTAGCGCTTTTGCAGCGCACATTGATTGCAGGCGCCAAACATCAATGCCCACAAGTATATCAATTACTCACTCTTAACGATGGTTACATTGAATATGCCAACTCCTTATTTTTTAGAAACAAAGCGTGCTACATAATAGGACGATGCATTGCAAAAAATGGCGATAACATGCCATTTGCCATTGCTCTATTGAATACAGAGCGAGGCCTCGAGATTGATGCTGTGATGATGGGAGCTGACCAACTGAGCTTACTTTTTGGTTTCGCACGCACTTATTTTATGGTGGATACGGACCAGCCAGCTCGTTACGTTGATTACTTAAGTGTGTTAATGCCTCACAAGCAACGTTTTGAACTGTTCAATGCGATAGGATTTATTAAACATGCAAAAACAGAGTTCTATCGTTACAAAGTGGATACGACTCGCAGCAGTCCTAGTGATGATAAATATGTTATTGCCCCAGGCACACCTGGGATGGTGATGTTAGTGTTTACAACACCTTGCTCAGATTACGTTTATAAAGTAATAAAAGATAAGTTCAACGCACCAAAAACAGCCACGAAAAAGCAAGTCATGGCGAAATACGATTATGTAAAACAAGCAGATCGTGTGGGTCGCCTAGTTGATACACATGAATTTCGTTATCTTGCTTTTGACTTAAGCCGTTTTAGTGATGAACTATTACAGACAATGCAGCAGCAAATCGGTGATAGTTTAGTCATGTCAGGCAATGCACTCATCCTTCGTCATGTTTACGTAGAGCGCAAAATGACACCGCTAAATTTGTATATTAAACAATGCGATGAGCGAAAGCTCGAACAGGTGATGAACGATTACGGGAAAGCAATTAAGGAACTTGCCGGTGCGAATATCTTCCCTGGAGATATGTTGATGAAGAACTTTGGTGTGACGCGATGGGGGAGAGTGGTGTTTTATGATTATGACGAAATTTGCCCATTAACTGATTGCAACTTTAGAGAATTACCGCAAACAGATGATGCGTTAGACGAGCTCAGTAGTGATAGTTATTTTGATATTGCTGATAATGACATTTTTCCTAGTCAATTCAATGTATTCTTTAGTGTTAATGAAGCCGCATTTTCGTTCTTTAAGCATCATCACAATGATATTTTTACCACAACCATGTGGCAAGATATTCAAAGAGCAATAAATAATGGTCAACTATTTGATGTATATCCTTATAAACAGTCTTGGCGTTTCTCGCAGATGAGAAAATCTCAACCTTAA
- a CDS encoding zinc-binding dehydrogenase, which produces MRYIKHEDSNLHFAQINPPEIKPHEVLVKVAAVGVNRADCMQRQGKYPAPAGDSPILGLECAGVVVEQGDKVTKDWLNQRVFTLCAGGAYSEYVAVDAAQLMPLADSMTMAQGAAISEVYLTAYSALFQFGGLKEGHTALIHAGASGVGGAAIQMAKSIGANVVVTAGSEEKCHHAKAMGADHAINYKTTDFVEYMKNNELTANTIVDPVSGSYLNKNAHVAAMDCQIVMLAFLDNRFAEVDFARLLSKRISFHASTLRNRSNEFKRTLRDQFISRFYDTLAAGGFDYNIYKTLNWAQASEAHRILDNNENAGKVVLLVE; this is translated from the coding sequence ATGCGTTACATAAAGCACGAAGATTCAAACTTACACTTTGCACAGATTAACCCACCAGAGATAAAACCACACGAAGTGTTAGTTAAGGTCGCCGCTGTTGGTGTTAATCGTGCTGACTGTATGCAGCGACAAGGGAAATATCCAGCTCCTGCTGGAGATAGCCCTATACTGGGGCTTGAATGTGCAGGGGTGGTTGTTGAGCAGGGTGACAAAGTGACTAAAGATTGGTTAAATCAGCGGGTTTTTACTTTGTGTGCAGGTGGTGCATATAGCGAATATGTAGCGGTAGATGCGGCTCAATTAATGCCCTTAGCTGATTCAATGACCATGGCACAAGGGGCTGCGATAAGTGAGGTCTATTTGACGGCTTATTCTGCCTTGTTTCAATTTGGCGGTCTTAAAGAAGGACACACTGCACTTATTCATGCAGGAGCCAGCGGGGTAGGTGGTGCAGCAATTCAAATGGCGAAAAGCATCGGTGCGAATGTTGTGGTGACAGCAGGAAGTGAAGAGAAGTGTCATCATGCAAAAGCAATGGGTGCTGATCATGCTATCAATTATAAAACAACCGATTTTGTCGAGTATATGAAAAACAATGAGCTCACAGCGAATACCATTGTTGATCCTGTTTCTGGTAGCTACTTAAACAAAAACGCCCATGTTGCAGCCATGGATTGCCAAATAGTTATGCTGGCATTTTTGGATAACCGCTTTGCAGAGGTTGATTTCGCTCGATTGCTTAGTAAACGAATTTCTTTTCATGCTTCTACGCTGAGGAATCGCAGCAATGAATTTAAGCGTACCTTGCGCGACCAGTTTATTTCACGTTTTTATGACACATTAGCTGCTGGTGGCTTTGATTATAATATCTATAAAACGCTCAATTGGGCACAGGCAAGTGAAGCGCATCGAATTTTGGATAACAACGAAAACGCAGGCAAAGTAGTGTTATTAGTTGAATAA
- a CDS encoding DUF2999 family protein gives MNPIIETLKEHNVSDEQVHALFSAFLENPMLAMAQIQQLGIPPEKLQQLMALVMTQPNLIKDAAESLGINAEQVEQAKQQFKNQ, from the coding sequence ATGAACCCGATTATAGAAACTCTAAAAGAACATAATGTAAGTGACGAACAAGTGCATGCGTTGTTCAGTGCTTTCTTAGAGAACCCAATGTTGGCGATGGCGCAAATACAACAACTTGGTATCCCACCAGAGAAACTACAGCAGTTAATGGCGCTGGTAATGACACAGCCGAATCTAATTAAAGATGCAGCTGAGTCACTCGGTATTAATGCTGAGCAAGTTGAGCAGGCTAAACAACAGTTTAAAAATCAATAG
- a CDS encoding PilZ domain-containing protein, with protein MDVTKEKTTPQLANKSPFFLDLLPGKLIDLQFSNPISIRFKLTLVGYETGKYLILKCPAQVGKNDFKDVLVEGNGAIVRYIVEDQRGECVAFTTNIIALTVRPERLMYLAYPKNIESRQLREASRLQTHIPAKISVTENPSDDDKTLLHGLIIDISPTGCRFAIHVKTGFLALKRRQVFVHILSPQDSSTQVIRAYIRNNQMKGDRLNVGIEFAEDEQYKLHKLLEAYAIDID; from the coding sequence ATGGATGTTACAAAAGAAAAAACAACACCTCAGTTAGCAAACAAGTCACCCTTTTTCTTAGACCTCTTGCCCGGCAAGCTAATTGATTTACAGTTTAGTAACCCTATTTCTATTCGATTTAAGTTAACACTTGTTGGCTATGAAACCGGAAAGTACTTAATTTTAAAGTGCCCTGCACAAGTTGGTAAAAATGATTTCAAAGATGTGTTAGTTGAAGGCAATGGTGCTATTGTGCGCTACATCGTTGAAGATCAACGCGGTGAGTGTGTCGCTTTCACAACCAATATCATTGCATTAACCGTTCGCCCTGAACGTTTGATGTATTTAGCTTACCCAAAAAATATTGAAAGTCGCCAACTACGTGAAGCAAGCAGGTTACAAACTCATATCCCTGCAAAAATTAGCGTAACCGAAAACCCATCAGATGATGATAAAACATTGTTGCATGGACTGATTATTGATATTTCGCCGACAGGTTGTCGCTTTGCTATCCATGTCAAAACAGGCTTTTTAGCTCTAAAACGTCGCCAAGTCTTTGTACATATCCTTTCCCCGCAAGATAGCTCAACGCAAGTTATTAGGGCATACATTAGAAACAATCAAATGAAAGGCGATCGATTAAATGTTGGTATTGAGTTTGCTGAAGATGAGCAATATAAATTGCACAAGCTATTAGAAGCTTATGCAATTGATATAGATTAA